One Athene noctua chromosome 28, bAthNoc1.hap1.1, whole genome shotgun sequence DNA window includes the following coding sequences:
- the LOC141971306 gene encoding D(1) dopamine receptor-like, with product MDGFYFSTEGDGQDVINDTGSRKSWAEEGNSNLSFRVVTAALLLLLILSTLLGNTLVCVAVVKFRHLRSKVTNFFVISLSVSDLFVAVLVMPWKAATEVAGFWPFGAFCDVWVAFDIMCSTASILNLCIISVDRYWAISNPFRYERKMTQRVAFIMIGVAWLLSLLISFIPVQLKWHKDRELLSQQEPGFNITGEEKNCDSSLNRTYAISSSLISFYIPVAIMIVTYTRIFRIAQRQIRRISSLERAVEHAQNCHSSDCPHEASLKNSFKKETKVLKTLSIIMGVFVFCWLPFFVLNCMVPFCNHDLHEPGELPCVSETVFNTFVWFGWANSSLNPIIYAFNADFRRAFATILGCGCLCPSNAVETVNFSNELVSYHHDTTYQKEVVTLSYPQLLPHAALQMENNEVSFDKVSQASEPSHNTCPVVMHVECEAAVSLEKITPFTSNEFD from the coding sequence ATGGATGGATTTTATTTCTCCACAGAAGGAGATGGGCAGGATGTGATCAATGACACCGGCAGTAGGAAGAGCTGGGCAGAGGAAGGCAACTCCAACTTATCCTTCCGTGTGGTGACAGCTGCTTTacttctcctcctcatcctctccaCGCTCCTGGGCAACACCCTGGTGTGTGTGGCTGTGGTCAAGTTCAGACACCTGCGCTCTAAGGTCACAAATTTCTTCGTTATCTCCTTGTCAGTGTCCGACCTCTTTGTGGCTGTACTGGTGATGCCCTGGAAGGCTGCCACCGAGGTGGCGGGTTTCTGGCCCTTTGGGGCTTTCTGTGATGTTTGGGTGGCTTTTGATATCATGTGCTCCACAGCCTCTATCCTCAATTTGTGCATCATCAGCGTGGACCGTTACTGGGCCATTTCCAACCCCTTCCGCTACGAGAGGAAGATGACACAGCGTGTGGCTTTCATCATGATCGGAGTGGCTTGGCTACTGTCCCTCTTGATTTCCTTCATCCCTGTGCAGCTGAAGTGGCACAAGGATCGTGAACTCCTTAGCCAACAGGAGCCAGGTTTTAACATCACCGGGGAGGAGAAGAACTGCGATTCCAGCCTCAACAGGACTTACGCCATCTCATCTTCTCTCATCAGCTTCTACATCCCTGTTGCCATCATGATTGTGACCTACACCCGCATCTTCCGCATTGCCCAGCGGCAGATCCGCAGGATCTCCTCCCTGGAGAGGGCGGTGGAACATGCCCAGAACTGCCACAGCAGCGACTGCCCTCACGAGGCCTCCCTGAAGAACTCCTTCAAGAAGGAGACCAAGGTCCTCAAGACCCTCTCCATCATCATGGGCGTCTTTGTCTTCTGCTGGCTGCCCTTCTTCGTGCTCAACTGCATGGTGCCCTTCTGTAACCATGACCTGCACGAGCCAGGGGAGCTACCTTGCGTCAGCGAGACTGTCTTCAACACCTTTGTCTGGTTTGGGTGGGCCAACTCTTCCCTTAATCCCATCATCTATGCCTTCAATGCAGACTTCCGGAGAGCTTTTGCCACCATCTTGGGCTGTGGTTGCCTTTGCCCCAGCAATGCAGTGGAGACAGTGAACTTCAGCAATGAGCTGGTCTCCTACCACCACGACACCACGTACCAGAAGGAAGTGGTGACCCTCAGCTACCCCCAGCTTCTCCCCCATGCTGCTCTGCAGATGGAAAACAACGAGGTGTCCTTTGACAAGGTTTCTCAGGCCTCCGAGCCCTCTCACAACACCTGCCCTGTGGTGATGCATGTGGAGTGTGAAGCGGCTGTCTCTCTGGAGAAGATTACACCTTTCACCAGCAATGAGTTCGACTGA